A window from Zingiber officinale cultivar Zhangliang chromosome 7A, Zo_v1.1, whole genome shotgun sequence encodes these proteins:
- the LOC122000890 gene encoding protein SRC2-like, whose amino-acid sequence MAYRTLEITLINAKGLKEVNLISKMAVYAVVSLSSDSRARQRTPPDREGGRNPTWDSTLRFTVPADADLARKHFLNILLRTERTLGDRDVGEVRVPLSELLSGAGDGALSVQFISYQVRKMTSGKPKGVLNFSYKLGERVAAPAPVTGYPPQSAAYPYPPQPAPKADEPVMAYPVGTGYGAPPPPYPPAVGYQQPQAYGYPPSGYGYPPAGYAYGTAPPQPPRKNRMGLGLGAGLLGGALGGLLIGDMISDATSYDAGYDAGFDDGGGFDF is encoded by the coding sequence ATGGCGTACCGGACGCTTGAGATCACCCTGATCAACGCCAAGGGCCTCAAGGAAGTCAACCTCATATCCAAGATGGCCGTCTACGCCGTCGTCTCCCTCTCCTCCGACTCCCGCGCGCGGCAGCGCACGCCGCCGGACCGCGAGGGCGGACGCAACCCCACCTGGGACTCCACCCTCCGCTTCACCGTCCCCGCCGACGCCGATCTCGCCCGCAAGCACTTCCTCAACATCCTCCTCCGCACCGAGCGCACCCTCGGCGACCGAGACGTCGGCGAGGTCCGCGTGCCTCTCTCGGAGCTGCTCTCGGGCGCCGGCGACGGTGCGctgtccgtccagttcatcagctACCAGGTCCGCAAGATGACCTCCGGCAAACCCAAGGGCGTTCTCAACTTCTCCTACAAGCTCGGCGAGCGCGTGGCCGCGCCTGCTCCGGTGACGGGATATCCACCGCAGTCCGCGGCCTATCCGTATCCTCCTCAACCCGCGCCAAAGGCCGATGAGCCTGTGATGGCGTACCCTGTAGGTACGGGCTATGGAGCGCCGCCGCCTCCGTATCCGCCGGCGGTCGGTTATCAGCAGCCGCAGGCGTACGGGTACCCACCATCCGGGTACGGGTACCCGCCGGCAGGATACGCTTACGGGACAGCACCACCTCAACCGCCGAGGAAGAACAGGATGGGATTGGGATTGGGGGCGGGGTTACTCGGAGGCGCACTCGGAGGGCTTCTGATCGGAGACATGATATCCGATGCTACGTCCTACGATGCCGGTTACGATGCTGGATTTGACGACGGCGGTGGCTTTGATTTTTGA
- the LOC121999178 gene encoding zinc finger MYM-type protein 1-like, with product MRGQGYDGASNMSGAFNGLQALFLKDCPYAYYVHCFAHRLQLALVAAAENEISIWLFFSNMTTIVNLVTSSAKRSAELQSAQVNEIARSVVVGERETGRGANQIGTLHRAGTTRWSSHFESICDLIDKYNAIINVLENIVTDGSYTSMRGEAGGSLIVMKSFDFIFILHLMHKIMGITDLLCHALQHKSLDIINAMDLVSTTKALLLTLRNDGFDILLSYIKSFCTRLDIDVPDMSAHYKHSSRSCRQRDTITVEHHFHYDIFNTAIDFQLEKLNSRFSDETVELLMLSSALYPKDNFNWFNIDKICTLVEKYYPEDFTEQEMHNLRCRLQHYELDVVCHKKFQKMSTISELCQGLFETKKLQYYNLIDKLIRLVLTLPVSAATTERAFSAMKHMKTVLRNRMGEDFLTDSMIIHIEREFATSIDSDSIIDEYYTLKNRRSQLQ from the coding sequence ATGCgaggtcaaggatatgatggtgctagCAACATGTCTGGTGCTTTTAATGGATTGCAAGCTTTATTTCTTAAAGATTGCCCCTATGCATATTATGTGCATTGTTTTGCCCACCGACTCCAACTAGCGTTAGTTGCAGCCGCTGAAAATGAGATCTCTATATGGCTTTTCTTTTCGAATATGACAACTATTGTTAATCTTGTTACATCTTCTGCCAAACGCAGTGCCGAGTTACAATCTGCTCAAGTTAATGAAATTGCACGTTCTGTTGTTGTCGGTGAACGTGAGACTGGGCGAGGAGCTAATCAGATTGGTACTTTGCATCGAGCAGGAACTACTCGTTGGAGCTCCCATTTTGAATCTATTTGCGACTTAATAGATAAGTATAATGCAATTATTAATGTGCTTGAAAACATTGTCACTGATGGTTCCTATACTTCGATGCGTGGGGAAGCTGGCGGTTCCTTAATAGTGATGAAGTCTtttgatttcatttttattttgcatttgaTGCATAAAATTATGGGGATCACAGATTTACTTTGTCATGCCTTGCAACATAAATCTCTTGATATCATAAATGCAATGGATTTGGTCTCTACAACTAAAGCACTTCTTCTGACATTGAGAAATGATGgttttgatattcttctttcatATATCAAATCATTTTGCACAAGATTAGATATTGATGTACCAGACATGAGTGCTCATTATAAGCATTCTAGTCGTTCATGTCGGCAAAGGGATACCATCACAGTTGAACATCACTTTCATTACGATATATTTAATACTGCAATAGATTTTCAATTGGAAAAGTTAAACTCTAGATTCAGTGATGAGACAGTAGAACTTCTTATGCTTAGCTCTGCCTTATAtccaaaagataattttaattggTTCAACATTGATAAGATCTGCACTCTCGTTGAGAAGTATTATCCTGAGGACTTCACTGAACAGGAAATGCATAATTTGAGGTGTCGACTACAACATTATGAGCTCGATGTGGTTTgtcataaaaaatttcaaaaaatgtcCACTATCTCAGAATTGTGCCAAGGGTTATTTGAAACAAAAAAATTGCAATACTATAATTTGATTGACAAGTTGATTCGTCTAGTTTTAACTTTGCCTGTTTCTGCGGCAACTACAGAGCGTGCATTTTCAGCTATGAAGCATATGAAAACAGTTCTTCGTAATAGAATGGGAGAGGATTTTCTGACAGATTCTATGATTATTCACATTGAGAGAGAGTTTGCTACAAGTATTGATTCAGATTCTATAATTGATGAATATTATACTTTGAAGAATCGTAGATCACAACTTCAATaa